A single Vulpes lagopus strain Blue_001 chromosome 3, ASM1834538v1, whole genome shotgun sequence DNA region contains:
- the USP54 gene encoding inactive ubiquitin carboxyl-terminal hydrolase 54 isoform X10 — MSWKRNYFSGGRGSVQGMFAPRSSTSIAPSKGLSNEPGQNSCFLNSALQVLWHLDIFRRSFRQLTTHKCMGDSCIFCALKGIFNQFQCSSEKVLPSDTLRSALAKTFQDEQRFQLGIMDDAAECFENLLMRIHFHIADETKEDICTAQHCISHQKFAMTLFEQCVCTSCGATSDPLPFIQMVHYISTTSLCNQAICMLERREKPSPSMFGELLQNASTMGDLRNCPSNCGERIRIRRVLMNAPQIITIGLVWDSDHSDLAEDVIHSLGTCLKLGDLFFRVTDDRAKQSELYLVGMICYYGKHYSTFFFQTKIRKWMYFDDAHVKEIGPKWKDVVTKCIKGHYQPLLLLYADPQGTPVSTQDLPPQVEFQSYSRTCYDSEDSGHLTDSECNQKLTSKKGSLIERKRSSGRIRRRGDEPQTSGYHSEGETLKEKQAPRNASKPSSSTNRLRDFKETVSNMIHNRPSLASQTNLGSPCVGKGGDQTDKKPPRNLSLHSRDWEVESTSSESKSSSSSKYRPTWRPKRESLNIDSIFSKDKRKHCGYTQLSPFSEDSAKEFTPDELNKPPAYNIKASGPSPQCKPWGPARPGSHLLEQHPRLIQRMESGYESSERNSNSPVSLDTALPESSSVCRDPSAKKSAGLAPSWRHIPKSHSSSILEADSTASRSSWTKNLPLSGGEISSKSELDELQEEVARRAQEQELRRKREKELEAAKGFNPHPSRFMDLDELQNQAKLRLALHGASSSTHSRALVDKKLQISIRKARSLQERMQQQQSSPQPSQPSACLPSQGAALPQPTSEQPIPLQVLLSQEAQLEPCTNTEFGASSFIHSPASCHESHSSLFPESSALSVPQHNSSSRSALNLPTSVEENSIDPPALHRQALPKTPGRTEKNAHYDWEPLDVPEGKLQGYRGDNNSCTRFPPQEGRGIGRGIDQEQLFQEKRDPAVSSQMMPWSHSVGTDTSERGDAHSLGCSPSSSSAQPSLPLYRACHPIMPAASSPTLHSPDTVQKTNQCLQAKSLKALLTSKVNGSSEDPYRPDFPSTKGLVRSLAEQFQRMQGTSTRDGTGSQDRSLTNSLRKNSSLSDSKPPFPQGQGKGHWPWAKQQPSLDGRDRLPSWEEPAGYPSMAMNSGLPKSETSRGRQPRLAEPSMNQGKPSQVRDARPKELGSSVDLGTSLPLDSWVNVTRLCDSQLKHGVPGPGMKSSPHDSHTCAAYPEKNHILLHPHWNQDTEQETSELESLYQASLQASQAGCSGWGQQDVAWHSLNQTGSADGVGRRLHSAPGLGLSKTPTAEMEHSLHEASTVPASQAAPCRGPRREYGEDEQYGAENFHRISRSLSGTVVSERDEAPVSSHSFDSSNARKKPLETGHRCSSSSSLPVIHDPPVFLLGPQLYPPQPQFLSPDVLMPSMAGEPHRPPGTSRSVQQFLAMCDRGETCQGVKYTGRTLNYQSLPHRSRTDASWGPWSETNQHIGARFLSTPVCKPQPTHTATLPERHHGLQVPHAQSWGDLFHSSSYPPVVYPMSPPSSSLHVPLKSAWNLGPVPGSRAPGPRRVDMPPDDDWRQTSYAPQSGHRRIGGEEFLFVLAGAPGREQIRARALQHNRW, encoded by the exons GGAATCTTTAACCAGTTTCAGTGTAGTAGTGAAAAAGTGCTTCCGTCTGACACTCTCCGCAGTGCTCTGGCAAAGACTTTCCAGGATGAACAGCGTTTCCAGCTGGGAATTATGGATGATGCTGCGGAGTGCTTT GAAAACCTCCTGATGAGAATTCACTTCCACATTGCTGATGAAACCAAAGAGGATATATGTACTGCCCAGCACTGCATCTCCCACCAGAAATTTGCAATGACATTATTTGAACAG TGTGTGTGTACTAGCTGTGGTGCCACTTCTGATCCACTGCCTTTCATCCAGATGGTGCATTACATCTCCACTACTTCCCTTTG CAATCAGGCTATTTGTATGCTGGAAAGACGAGAAAAACCCTCACCAAGCATGTTTGGTGAGCTGCTGCAAAATGCCAGCACCATGGGGGATCTGCGGAACTGTCCG agCAACTGTGGAGAAAGGATTCGGATTCGCCGTGTGTTGATGAATGCACCACAGATTATCACAATTGGGCTGGTATGGGACTCTGACCACTCAGACTTGGCAGAGGATGTCATTCACAGCCTGGGTACCTGCCTTAAGCTGGGTGAT CTGTTTTTCAGAGTGACAGATGACCGGGCCAAGCAGTCTGAACTGTACTTAGTAGGAATGATCTGTTACTATGGCAAACATTATTCTACATTCTTTTTCCAAACAAAGATCCGCAAATGGATGTATTTTGATGATGCTCACGTCAAGGAG ATTGGGCCCAAGTGGAAGGATGTGGTGACCAAATGCATCAAGGGGCATTATCAGCCTTTGCTACTGCTTTATGCAGACCCCCAGGGTACCCCCGTGTCCACCCAGGACCTGCCTCCCCAAGTTGAGTTCCAGTCTTACAGCAGGACGTGCTATGATAGTGAAGATTCAG GACACCTGACTGATAGTGAATGTAATCAGAAACTCACATCCAAGAAAGGGTCACTGATAGAACGCAAGAGGAGCTCTGGCCGTATTAGGAGGAGAGGTGATGAGCCACAGACCTCAGGGTACCACAGTGAAG GAGAAACactgaaagagaagcaggctcctaggaATGCCTCTAAACCATCCAGCAGCACCAATAGACTAAGGGATTTCAAAGAGACAGTCAGCAATATGATTCACAACAGACCATCCCTGGCTTCTCAGACCAACCTAGGATCTCCCTGTGTAGGGAAGGGAGGAGACCAGACTGACAAAAAGCCTCCTAGGAACCTGTCTTTACACTCTCGTGATTGGGAAGTAGAGAGTACCAGCAGTGAGTCAAAATCCAGTTCTTCTAGCAAGTATCGTCCAACGTGGAGACCCAAACGAGAGTCTCTGAATATTGACAGTATCTTTAGTAAGGACAAAAGGAAGCACTGTGGCTATACCCAGCTTAGTCCCTTTTCTGAAGATTCAG CTAAAGAATTTACACCAGATGAACTAAACAAGCCACCTGCTTACAACATTAAAGCTAGTGGACCAAGCCCCCAGTGCaagccctggggcccagcacgGCCAGGCTCTCACCTTTTAGAACAGCACCCTCGCCTAATACAGCGAATGGAATCTGGCTATGAGAGCAGTGAGAGGAACAGCAACAGCCCTGTCAGCCTGGATACAGCCCTGCCTGAGAGCTCCAGTGTCTGCAG GGATCCAAGTGCTAAGAAATCAGCTGGGTTGGCACCTTCCTGGCGTCACATCCCAAAGTCTCACAGCAGTAGTATCCTGGAGGCAGACTCCACAGCATCCAGGAGTAGCTGGACAAAGAATCTCCCCCTCTCAG GTGGGGAGATATCTTCCAAAAGTGAATTGGATGAACTGCAAGAGGAAgtggccaggagggcccaggaacAGGAACTTCGAAGGAAACGGGAGAAGGAATTAGAGGCAGCTAAAGGGTTTAATCCTCATCCCAGTCGCTTCATGGACTTGGATGAACTGCAGAATCAGG cTAAACTAAGACTTGCCCTGCATGGTGCCAGCTCTAGCACGCACAGCAGAGCCCTAGTCGATAAGAAGTTGCAAATCAGTATTCGAAAAGCTCGGAGCCTACAGGAACGCATGCAGCAGCAGCAATCATCGCCGCAGCCGTCGCAGCCCTCAGCCTGCCTCCCCTCACAGGGGGCGGCCCTCCCTCAGCCAACAAG TGAACAGCCTATCCCGCTCCAAGTATTATTAAGCCAGGAGGCTCAACTGGAACCCTGCACGAATACAGAGTTTGGGGCCAGTTCTTTCATCCACTCACCTGCTTCCTGCCATGAGTCACACTCATCACTATTCCCAGAATCATCTGCCCTGTCTGTCCCACAGCACAATTCCTCTAGTAGGTCTGCCTTGAACCTTCCAACTTCAGTTGAGGAGAACAGCATTGACCCTCCTGCACTCCACAGGCAGGCCTTACCTAAAACACCAGGGAGGACTGAGAAGAATGCTCATTATGATTGGGAACCATTGGATGTACCAGAGGGTAAGCTGCAAGGCTACAGGGGTGACAACAACAGCTGTACCAGGTTCCCCCCACAAGAAGGAAGAGGCATTGGAAGAGGCATTGATCAAGAACAGTTATTCCAAGAAAAGAGGGATCCTGCTGTCTCATCCCAGATGATGCCCTGGTCACACTCAGTTGGAACAGATACCTCTGAAAGAGGAGATGCACACAGCCTAGGCTGTAGTCCTTCAAGTTCATCAGCTCAGCCCAGCCTTCCTCTGTACAGGGCCTGCCACCCCATAATGCCTGCTGCTTCCTCACCTACGCTTCACTCTCCTGATACTGTGCAGAAAACTAACCAATGCCTCCAAGCCAAAAGCCTCAAAGCTTTGTTGACTTCAAAAGTGAATGGAAGCAGTGAGGATCCCTATAGGCCAGACTTTCCCAGCACAAAGGGGCTTGTCCGCTCCCTAGCAGAGCAGTTCCAGAGGATGCAAGGCACCTCCACAAGGGATGGCACAGGTTCCCAGGATAGAAGTTTGACAAATAGTCTAAGGAAGAACTCTTCCCTTTCTGACTCTAAGCCTCCCTTCCCTCAGGGTCAAGGGAAAGGCCATTGGCCTTGGGCAAAACAACAACCCTCTTTGGATGGTAGGGACAGACTACCTTCCTGGGAAGAGCCTGCTGGTTATCCTTCTATGGCCATGAACTCTGGGCTGCCTAAAAGTGAAACTTCTAGGGGAAGACAGCCCAGGTTGGCAGAGCCAAGCATGAACCAAGGAAAACCATCTCAAGTGAGAGATGCTAGGCCTAAGGAGCTTGGCAGCAGTGTCGACTTGGGGACTTCCTTGCCTTTGGACTCCTGGGTGAATGTCACAAGGCTCTGTGATTCTCAGCTCAAACATGGGGTCCCTGGACCAGGAATGAAGTCCTCTCCCCATGATTCCCATACCTGTGCAGCCTATCCAGAAAAAAACCACATCCTTTTGCATCCACATTGGAACCAAGACACAGAGCAGGAGACTTCAGAATTGGAGTCTCTCTACCAAGCCAGTCTTCAGGCTTCTCAAGCTGGCTGTTCTGGATGGGGGCAGCAAGATGTGGCCTGGCACTCATTAAACCAAACAG GCTCTGCAGATGGTGTGGGGAGGAGGTTGCACTCAGCCCCTGGCCTTGGTCTCTCAAAGACCCCAACAGCAGAAATGGAGCACAGTCTCCATGAAGCCAGCACAGTGCCTGCTTCTCAG GCTGCACCTTGCCGAGGCCCCAGGAGGGAATATGGGGAGGATGAGCAGTATGGTGCAGAGAACTTTCACCGCATCTCACGCAGTCTCAGTGGCACCGTTGTCTCAGAGAGGGACGAGGCTCCAGTCTCTTCCCACAGTTTT GATTCATCAAATGCGAGGAAAAAGCCTTTGGAAACCGGGCACCGTTGTTCcagctcctcttccctccctgtcaTCCATGACCCTCCTGTGTTTCTCCTTGGTCCCCAACTGTACCCACCCCAACCACAGTTCCTGTCCCCAGATGTCTTGATGCCCAGCATGGCAGGGGAGCCCCATAGACCCCCAG gAACTTCGAGGAGTGTCCAGCAGTTTCTGGCTATGTGTGACAGGGGTGAAACTTGCCAGGGGGTCAAGTACACAGGAAGGACTCTGAACTACCAGAGTCTCCCACATCGTTCCAGAACAGATGCCTCATGGGGGCCATGGTCAGAGACCAACCAGCATATTGGGGCAAGATTCCTGAGTACTCCAGTGTGCAAGCCTCAGCCAACACACACTGCCACACTACCAGAAAGGCACCATGGCCTTCAGGTTCCTCATGCTCAGTCCTGGGGGGATCTTTTCCATTCTTCCTCCTACCCTCCTGTTGTTTATCCTATGTCTCCACCATCAAGCAGTCTTCATGTACCCCTGAAGTCAGCTTGGAATTTGGGTCCTGTTCCTGGGTCTCGAGCCCCTGGTCCTCGACGAGTAGATATGCCCCCAGATGATGACTGGAGGCAAACCAGTTATGCCCCACAATCTGGGCACAGGAGGATAGGGGGAGAGGAGTTTCTGTTTGTTCTAGCAGGTGCTCCTGGAAGAGAGCAGATAAGGGCTAGGGCCCTACAGCACAATAGGTGGTAA
- the USP54 gene encoding inactive ubiquitin carboxyl-terminal hydrolase 54 isoform X9 — protein MSWKRNYFSGGRGSVQGMFAPRSSTSIAPSKGLSNEPGQNSCFLNSALQVLWHLDIFRRSFRQLTTHKCMGDSCIFCALKGIFNQFQCSSEKVLPSDTLRSALAKTFQDEQRFQLGIMDDAAECFENLLMRIHFHIADETKEDICTAQHCISHQKFAMTLFEQCVCTSCGATSDPLPFIQMVHYISTTSLCNQAICMLERREKPSPSMFGELLQNASTMGDLRNCPSNCGERIRIRRVLMNAPQIITIGLVWDSDHSDLAEDVIHSLGTCLKLGDLFFRVTDDRAKQSELYLVGMICYYGKHYSTFFFQTKIRKWMYFDDAHVKEIGPKWKDVVTKCIKGHYQPLLLLYADPQGTPVSTQDLPPQVEFQSYSRTCYDSEDSGHLTDSECNQKLTSKKGSLIERKRSSGRIRRRGDEPQTSGYHSEGETLKEKQAPRNASKPSSSTNRLRDFKETVSNMIHNRPSLASQTNLGSPCVGKGGDQTDKKPPRNLSLHSRDWEVESTSSESKSSSSSKYRPTWRPKRESLNIDSIFSKDKRKHCGYTQLSPFSEDSAKEFTPDELNKPPAYNIKASGPSPQCKPWGPARPGSHLLEQHPRLIQRMESGYESSERNSNSPVSLDTALPESSSVCRDPSAKKSAGLAPSWRHIPKSHSSSILEADSTASRSSWTKNLPLSGGEISSKSELDELQEEVARRAQEQELRRKREKELEAAKGFNPHPSRFMDLDELQNQGRSDGFERSLQEADSVFEESLHLEQKGDCAAALALCNEAISKLRLALHGASSSTHSRALVDKKLQISIRKARSLQERMQQQQSSPQPSQPSACLPSQGAALPQPTSEQPIPLQVLLSQEAQLEPCTNTEFGASSFIHSPASCHESHSSLFPESSALSVPQHNSSSRSALNLPTSVEENSIDPPALHRQALPKTPGRTEKNAHYDWEPLDVPEGKLQGYRGDNNSCTRFPPQEGRGIGRGIDQEQLFQEKRDPAVSSQMMPWSHSVGTDTSERGDAHSLGCSPSSSSAQPSLPLYRACHPIMPAASSPTLHSPDTVQKTNQCLQAKSLKALLTSKVNGSSEDPYRPDFPSTKGLVRSLAEQFQRMQGTSTRDGTGSQDRSLTNSLRKNSSLSDSKPPFPQGQGKGHWPWAKQQPSLDGRDRLPSWEEPAGYPSMAMNSGLPKSETSRGRQPRLAEPSMNQGKPSQVRDARPKELGSSVDLGTSLPLDSWVNVTRLCDSQLKHGVPGPGMKSSPHDSHTCAAYPEKNHILLHPHWNQDTEQETSELESLYQASLQASQAGCSGWGQQDVAWHSLNQTGSADGVGRRLHSAPGLGLSKTPTAEMEHSLHEASTVPASQAAPCRGPRREYGEDEQYGAENFHRISRSLSGTVVSERDEAPVSSHSFDSSNARKKPLETGHRCSSSSSLPVIHDPPVFLLGPQLYPPQPQFLSPDVLMPSMAGEPHRPPGTSRSVQQFLAMCDRGETCQGVKYTGRTLNYQSLPHRSRTDASWGPWSETNQHIGARFLSTPVCKPQPTHTATLPERHHGLQVPHAQSWGDLFHSSSYPPVVYPMSPPSSSLHVPLKSAWNLGPVPGSRAPGPRRVDMPPDDDWRQTSYAPQSGHRRIGGEEFLFVLAGAPGREQIRARALQHNRW, from the exons GGAATCTTTAACCAGTTTCAGTGTAGTAGTGAAAAAGTGCTTCCGTCTGACACTCTCCGCAGTGCTCTGGCAAAGACTTTCCAGGATGAACAGCGTTTCCAGCTGGGAATTATGGATGATGCTGCGGAGTGCTTT GAAAACCTCCTGATGAGAATTCACTTCCACATTGCTGATGAAACCAAAGAGGATATATGTACTGCCCAGCACTGCATCTCCCACCAGAAATTTGCAATGACATTATTTGAACAG TGTGTGTGTACTAGCTGTGGTGCCACTTCTGATCCACTGCCTTTCATCCAGATGGTGCATTACATCTCCACTACTTCCCTTTG CAATCAGGCTATTTGTATGCTGGAAAGACGAGAAAAACCCTCACCAAGCATGTTTGGTGAGCTGCTGCAAAATGCCAGCACCATGGGGGATCTGCGGAACTGTCCG agCAACTGTGGAGAAAGGATTCGGATTCGCCGTGTGTTGATGAATGCACCACAGATTATCACAATTGGGCTGGTATGGGACTCTGACCACTCAGACTTGGCAGAGGATGTCATTCACAGCCTGGGTACCTGCCTTAAGCTGGGTGAT CTGTTTTTCAGAGTGACAGATGACCGGGCCAAGCAGTCTGAACTGTACTTAGTAGGAATGATCTGTTACTATGGCAAACATTATTCTACATTCTTTTTCCAAACAAAGATCCGCAAATGGATGTATTTTGATGATGCTCACGTCAAGGAG ATTGGGCCCAAGTGGAAGGATGTGGTGACCAAATGCATCAAGGGGCATTATCAGCCTTTGCTACTGCTTTATGCAGACCCCCAGGGTACCCCCGTGTCCACCCAGGACCTGCCTCCCCAAGTTGAGTTCCAGTCTTACAGCAGGACGTGCTATGATAGTGAAGATTCAG GACACCTGACTGATAGTGAATGTAATCAGAAACTCACATCCAAGAAAGGGTCACTGATAGAACGCAAGAGGAGCTCTGGCCGTATTAGGAGGAGAGGTGATGAGCCACAGACCTCAGGGTACCACAGTGAAG GAGAAACactgaaagagaagcaggctcctaggaATGCCTCTAAACCATCCAGCAGCACCAATAGACTAAGGGATTTCAAAGAGACAGTCAGCAATATGATTCACAACAGACCATCCCTGGCTTCTCAGACCAACCTAGGATCTCCCTGTGTAGGGAAGGGAGGAGACCAGACTGACAAAAAGCCTCCTAGGAACCTGTCTTTACACTCTCGTGATTGGGAAGTAGAGAGTACCAGCAGTGAGTCAAAATCCAGTTCTTCTAGCAAGTATCGTCCAACGTGGAGACCCAAACGAGAGTCTCTGAATATTGACAGTATCTTTAGTAAGGACAAAAGGAAGCACTGTGGCTATACCCAGCTTAGTCCCTTTTCTGAAGATTCAG CTAAAGAATTTACACCAGATGAACTAAACAAGCCACCTGCTTACAACATTAAAGCTAGTGGACCAAGCCCCCAGTGCaagccctggggcccagcacgGCCAGGCTCTCACCTTTTAGAACAGCACCCTCGCCTAATACAGCGAATGGAATCTGGCTATGAGAGCAGTGAGAGGAACAGCAACAGCCCTGTCAGCCTGGATACAGCCCTGCCTGAGAGCTCCAGTGTCTGCAG GGATCCAAGTGCTAAGAAATCAGCTGGGTTGGCACCTTCCTGGCGTCACATCCCAAAGTCTCACAGCAGTAGTATCCTGGAGGCAGACTCCACAGCATCCAGGAGTAGCTGGACAAAGAATCTCCCCCTCTCAG GTGGGGAGATATCTTCCAAAAGTGAATTGGATGAACTGCAAGAGGAAgtggccaggagggcccaggaacAGGAACTTCGAAGGAAACGGGAGAAGGAATTAGAGGCAGCTAAAGGGTTTAATCCTCATCCCAGTCGCTTCATGGACTTGGATGAACTGCAGAATCAGG GGAGGAGTGACGGCTTTGAGAGGTCCTTGCAAGAGGCAGATTCAGTGTTTGAAGAGTCCCTGCATCTGGAACAGAAGGGAGACTGTGCTGCAGCTTTGGCTCTCTGTAACGAAGCTATCT cTAAACTAAGACTTGCCCTGCATGGTGCCAGCTCTAGCACGCACAGCAGAGCCCTAGTCGATAAGAAGTTGCAAATCAGTATTCGAAAAGCTCGGAGCCTACAGGAACGCATGCAGCAGCAGCAATCATCGCCGCAGCCGTCGCAGCCCTCAGCCTGCCTCCCCTCACAGGGGGCGGCCCTCCCTCAGCCAACAAG TGAACAGCCTATCCCGCTCCAAGTATTATTAAGCCAGGAGGCTCAACTGGAACCCTGCACGAATACAGAGTTTGGGGCCAGTTCTTTCATCCACTCACCTGCTTCCTGCCATGAGTCACACTCATCACTATTCCCAGAATCATCTGCCCTGTCTGTCCCACAGCACAATTCCTCTAGTAGGTCTGCCTTGAACCTTCCAACTTCAGTTGAGGAGAACAGCATTGACCCTCCTGCACTCCACAGGCAGGCCTTACCTAAAACACCAGGGAGGACTGAGAAGAATGCTCATTATGATTGGGAACCATTGGATGTACCAGAGGGTAAGCTGCAAGGCTACAGGGGTGACAACAACAGCTGTACCAGGTTCCCCCCACAAGAAGGAAGAGGCATTGGAAGAGGCATTGATCAAGAACAGTTATTCCAAGAAAAGAGGGATCCTGCTGTCTCATCCCAGATGATGCCCTGGTCACACTCAGTTGGAACAGATACCTCTGAAAGAGGAGATGCACACAGCCTAGGCTGTAGTCCTTCAAGTTCATCAGCTCAGCCCAGCCTTCCTCTGTACAGGGCCTGCCACCCCATAATGCCTGCTGCTTCCTCACCTACGCTTCACTCTCCTGATACTGTGCAGAAAACTAACCAATGCCTCCAAGCCAAAAGCCTCAAAGCTTTGTTGACTTCAAAAGTGAATGGAAGCAGTGAGGATCCCTATAGGCCAGACTTTCCCAGCACAAAGGGGCTTGTCCGCTCCCTAGCAGAGCAGTTCCAGAGGATGCAAGGCACCTCCACAAGGGATGGCACAGGTTCCCAGGATAGAAGTTTGACAAATAGTCTAAGGAAGAACTCTTCCCTTTCTGACTCTAAGCCTCCCTTCCCTCAGGGTCAAGGGAAAGGCCATTGGCCTTGGGCAAAACAACAACCCTCTTTGGATGGTAGGGACAGACTACCTTCCTGGGAAGAGCCTGCTGGTTATCCTTCTATGGCCATGAACTCTGGGCTGCCTAAAAGTGAAACTTCTAGGGGAAGACAGCCCAGGTTGGCAGAGCCAAGCATGAACCAAGGAAAACCATCTCAAGTGAGAGATGCTAGGCCTAAGGAGCTTGGCAGCAGTGTCGACTTGGGGACTTCCTTGCCTTTGGACTCCTGGGTGAATGTCACAAGGCTCTGTGATTCTCAGCTCAAACATGGGGTCCCTGGACCAGGAATGAAGTCCTCTCCCCATGATTCCCATACCTGTGCAGCCTATCCAGAAAAAAACCACATCCTTTTGCATCCACATTGGAACCAAGACACAGAGCAGGAGACTTCAGAATTGGAGTCTCTCTACCAAGCCAGTCTTCAGGCTTCTCAAGCTGGCTGTTCTGGATGGGGGCAGCAAGATGTGGCCTGGCACTCATTAAACCAAACAG GCTCTGCAGATGGTGTGGGGAGGAGGTTGCACTCAGCCCCTGGCCTTGGTCTCTCAAAGACCCCAACAGCAGAAATGGAGCACAGTCTCCATGAAGCCAGCACAGTGCCTGCTTCTCAG GCTGCACCTTGCCGAGGCCCCAGGAGGGAATATGGGGAGGATGAGCAGTATGGTGCAGAGAACTTTCACCGCATCTCACGCAGTCTCAGTGGCACCGTTGTCTCAGAGAGGGACGAGGCTCCAGTCTCTTCCCACAGTTTT GATTCATCAAATGCGAGGAAAAAGCCTTTGGAAACCGGGCACCGTTGTTCcagctcctcttccctccctgtcaTCCATGACCCTCCTGTGTTTCTCCTTGGTCCCCAACTGTACCCACCCCAACCACAGTTCCTGTCCCCAGATGTCTTGATGCCCAGCATGGCAGGGGAGCCCCATAGACCCCCAG gAACTTCGAGGAGTGTCCAGCAGTTTCTGGCTATGTGTGACAGGGGTGAAACTTGCCAGGGGGTCAAGTACACAGGAAGGACTCTGAACTACCAGAGTCTCCCACATCGTTCCAGAACAGATGCCTCATGGGGGCCATGGTCAGAGACCAACCAGCATATTGGGGCAAGATTCCTGAGTACTCCAGTGTGCAAGCCTCAGCCAACACACACTGCCACACTACCAGAAAGGCACCATGGCCTTCAGGTTCCTCATGCTCAGTCCTGGGGGGATCTTTTCCATTCTTCCTCCTACCCTCCTGTTGTTTATCCTATGTCTCCACCATCAAGCAGTCTTCATGTACCCCTGAAGTCAGCTTGGAATTTGGGTCCTGTTCCTGGGTCTCGAGCCCCTGGTCCTCGACGAGTAGATATGCCCCCAGATGATGACTGGAGGCAAACCAGTTATGCCCCACAATCTGGGCACAGGAGGATAGGGGGAGAGGAGTTTCTGTTTGTTCTAGCAGGTGCTCCTGGAAGAGAGCAGATAAGGGCTAGGGCCCTACAGCACAATAGGTGGTAA